From Streptomyces sp. NBC_00775, one genomic window encodes:
- the aroH gene encoding chorismate mutase, translating into MAVRAVRGAVQLERDEAGHMDEQVSELLTAILERNALTTDDLISIWFTATPDLHSDFPAAAARKLGIVDVPLICAQELDIEGAMPRVVRVLAHIESDKPRAGIVHVYLGAAGALRKDIAQ; encoded by the coding sequence GTGGCGGTACGAGCGGTCCGGGGCGCCGTCCAACTGGAGCGGGACGAGGCCGGGCACATGGACGAGCAGGTCAGCGAGCTGCTCACCGCCATCCTGGAGCGGAACGCGCTCACCACGGACGACCTGATCAGCATCTGGTTCACGGCGACGCCCGATCTGCACAGCGATTTCCCGGCGGCCGCGGCCCGCAAGCTCGGCATCGTCGACGTACCGCTGATCTGCGCGCAGGAGCTGGACATCGAGGGTGCGATGCCCCGTGTCGTACGGGTCCTCGCGCACATCGAGTCGGACAAGCCGCGCGCCGGCATCGTGCACGTCTACCTGGGTGCCGCGGGCGCACTCCGCAAGGACATCGCCCAGTGA